CTCTAAAGGTATGGTTGAGCTCCTTTCGCGAGTCCGTTTTTTGTCAATTTTAAATCTTGAATACTTTTATTTTCTATGGCTAAACTAGAAACACGCCCCAAGCCGCAAATTACTATTAAACCAACCTATCTCTGGATTTCTGCCGGAGTCTCTTTGGCTATACTTTTTATAGTTGTGATGCTGCTAAAATATAAAAATGGCATTGCAGGTGAAGAGGCAGGCTTTAAAAAATACGGCTTTGATGTAACTGCCCCCGAACTTCGAAAGGTAGATTTTACGGTTTTAAATGGCGACATCAACAGCACTTATGACGAGGCCAGGCCATATATTTCTGCAGATGGTCAGTCTCTGTTCTTTGCAAGGAGACGGCACCCTGAAAATATTTTTGGAAAAAAAGATGATCAGGACATATGGGTTGCCAACAAAATGGAAGATGGAAACTGGGGTTCTCCAAAAAACCTCGGTACACATGTAAATACGCGGGGGAGGGACGCCATCTGTAGTATCAGCCCTGATGGTAAACAGATGATCCTGATCAACAGTGACCTCTCCGGAGACAAGCCTTTGCAAAAAACCACGCTATTCGAATCCGGATGGAGCACCCCGATTCCTGTTACAGTAAAGAACTTCTATTCACTCGGTGGCTATGTGGATTTTTACCTTTCTTATGAAGCAAATGTACTACTTATGGCTGTATCCAGAGATAATACCCACGGAGGCCAGGATCTGTATGTGAGCTTTCCTGTTGATGAAACCACCTGGTCAGAGCCGGTTAACCTGGGGGCAACTATCAATACGCAAAAGGCTGATTTTGCGCCATTCCTTTCGACTGATGGCAAGACATTGTATTTTTCCTCATATGGCCATGACGGTTACGGGCTAAGCGATATTTATAAAACTACCAGGCTGGATGACAGCTGGCAAAAATGGAGTGAGCCGGTCAACCTGGGGAGTGGTATCAACAGCCCGAGAGAGGAGAGCTACTTTACCATTACCGGTGATGAGCGGCACATCTATTTTGAATCTTACGATCCCAGGAACCCTGTTCGTGACTTGTTTCGGGCCAACCTGACAGAGTAATAGCATGTTGTAAGGATAGTTACGTTTTAATTTAGTTTTGCAAGGTTGCTCCCCCATAGTTTTTTTAACCTGGGTTCAGATCTTCAGAAACTACTGGAAAAGCTTGCCCTAAATCCCACGGATGGAATTCATCCTGGGACATAAATCTTTACAACTCAAGGAAAAGGTTATCTGCAGGGGACAAGGATCATTACAGGAAACAAGAAAATTGACCTCGCTCATATTTATGATAAAAACCAACTTGAAAATATTACGAAAGATCAAATTTTAGAACTTCTTAATAAAGCCGGTCTGATTGAAGTTTCCTTATCTACTAAAACAAAAAGCCCGATATGTACCGGGCTCTTCTAAACTTCATATAATGACCCAGGCTATAACGGGTCTGCTTGTACTACTCACCAACCTCAATCATCACGACCAATCCCTTATGACCTGCAAGTATTATCTTGTTATCGGAGATGAATTGCACATCACCCCAGCTATTCAGTCCAAAATCATGGTTTATCCTGCTCCATTTTTCACCGCCATCAAAAGACATCATTACAAACTCGGGATCACTTAAATTATTGGATTTATTATAACCGGCCACAATGCCGATATCACCTCTTATAGCTATCTTCCTGAGCCTGTTATCGTAGCCGGTGTCAACGTTTTCCCATGTTTCTCCTCCATCGGTCGTTTTGAATAGCACTCCTTTTTCAGTTGCGGCATTAAACTGTCCGTTGTCCCCCAAGGCAAACCCTGAATTTCCAATCATGGATATATCCAGTATCTTCACTCCATCCGCGACATTTATCGAAGTCCAATCGACACCTTTATTGGTACTTTTTAACACAACACCTTTATCCCATGCTCCGCCGGAAGCCAATATGGTATTATTATCCAAAAAGGCAATTTCATGAAGGGCGTTATTTTCAAGCGGAGTAGTATTGATTATGCTCTCCCAGCTTTCACCGCCATCAGAGGTTGTAAAAAGCTTGCCATTTCCACCGGAAGTTGACCCAACCAGAAATCCGGTCTCAGTATCCAAAAATCGGATACCGGTAAGATATATAC
This region of Fulvivirga ulvae genomic DNA includes:
- a CDS encoding WD40/YVTN/BNR-like repeat-containing protein: MTLRKHLFFALILCLCFTACSSDDDGVKPADGQVDQGDGDNNDDDDDNNDNAAELTFTKLTTGTDLSFFSIHFIDEQNGFLAGGAASVSAEKALVLKSEDGGTTWTEAYSDTGFYITDVTALTDNILFATTSDGAILKSENAGGVWEKIDIESGIYLTGIRFLDTETGFLVGSTSGGNGKLFTTSDGGESWESIINTTPLENNALHEIAFLDNNTILASGGAWDKGVVLKSTNKGVDWTSINVADGVKILDISMIGNSGFALGDNGQFNAATEKGVLFKTTDGGETWENVDTGYDNRLRKIAIRGDIGIVAGYNKSNNLSDPEFVMMSFDGGEKWSRINHDFGLNSWGDVQFISDNKIILAGHKGLVVMIEVGE